A genomic region of Venturia canescens isolate UGA chromosome 9, ASM1945775v1, whole genome shotgun sequence contains the following coding sequences:
- the LOC122416613 gene encoding LOW QUALITY PROTEIN: uncharacterized protein (The sequence of the model RefSeq protein was modified relative to this genomic sequence to represent the inferred CDS: substituted 1 base at 1 genomic stop codon) has product MHALPLNFNILTLCGMWRPLTWSAGWKAAVYNSYTAVMISSLYVFALSQFIGLVLSSENAEEFSNGSYMFLTVLAACGKFASVIRQRKDIIELTHVLRNRLCKPRNEDEIALEAKCERDARSNAIWYSALGGTTCSLITLRSLIVDISQREMPFKGWLPFDPKCSEPGFWIAYFHQLIAHATTAVLNSSFDTFVPGFMMHTCAQMKILKYRIESLPEVLAAKRTPQSGGDQGQSQGERQSRESKMLNECIKHHIQIFQLARSLNDIFGHVVFLQFSLSSLILCVSVYEMSTMQPFSPEFTALLLYLCCMTVQIFIFCYYGGELTLQSVDICDAVYRMDRSFLSTNNKKNLVLIMMRSLRPITFTCGNIITVSLDSFNKTVVPKMHTLSLNFTILKFCGLWRPLPWHTGWKFVFYSCYTVIVILLVSTFVVSEFIELISSFDSAEEFAQGSFILLSMIGVSGKMMVLLIKRQEIILLTYDLKNDVCEPRDAIEIQIQADSECDARWITTRYTALSVLTTCIIMLKSIIMDIPERKLPFKGWLPYIYDSTQTVFLFTYGHQVVASSTGAIINSAFDSLIPGLMKLTCGQMKILNYRLENIPRMLTERKISLRNDEDENSNCETNDQAFETRLLTDRIRHHVQIFQLAGTLNGIFGFVIFLQFTVSSLVLCVSVYEVSKVKLFSAEFAATVMYLAVMLVXVFIFCFYGGQLSLQSMDICQAVYQMDWSSLGNKTKQSLIMMMLRSQRPITFICYHVIRLTVDSFVNLVKLSYSAFNVISNDT; this is encoded by the exons ATGCACGCACTCCCCTTAAATTTCAACATACTGACACTGTGTGGAATGTGGCGACCGTTGACGTGGTCCGCTGGCTGGAAAGCCGCGGTTTACAACAGCTACACAGCAGTTATGATCTCTTCCCTCTATGTGTTCGCTCTGTCGCAATTCATCGGTCTCGTTTTGTCGTCCGAAAACGCCGAAGAATTTTCCAACGGTTCTTACATGTTCCTGACCGTACTCGCCGCTTGTGGAAAGTTTGCGAGTGTGATAAGACAGCGGAAAGATATAATCGAGCTGACCCACGTGCTGAGGAACCGTTTGTGCAAACCTCgaaatgaagatgaaattgcgcTAGAAGCTAAATGCGAGCGCGACGCGAG GTCCAACGCTATTTGGTACTCGGCTCTTGGCGGAACGACGTGTTCCCTGATTACCTTGAGGTCGTTGATAGTGGACATATCTCAGCGCGAGATGCCCTTCAAAGGGTGGCTCCCGTTCGATCCGAAATGCTCAGAGCCTGGTTTTTGGATCGCCTATTTTCACCAGCTGATCGCTCACGCTACGACGGCTGTGCTCAACAGCTCTTTCGACACCTTCGTTCCTGGTTTCATGATGCATACTTGCGcccaaatgaaaattctcaagTACCGCATCGAATCCCTGCCGGAAGTTCTAGCAGCGAAAAGAACGCCGCAGTCCGGAGGGGACCAGGGGCAATCGCAGGGAGAGAGACAGAGTCGGGAGTCAAAGATGCTTAATGAATGCATAAAACATCACATCCAAATATTTca GCTGGCCCGCTCTTTGAATGACATCTTCGGTCACGTggtttttctacaattttcttTGAGCTCTCTAATACTGTGTGTCAGCGTGTACGAAATGTCGACCATGCAACCATTCAGCCCTGAATTCACAGCTCTCCTCTTGTACCTTTGCTGCATGACTGTTCAGATATTCATTTTTTGCTACTACGGGGGAGAATTGACACTCCAG AGCGTGGACATATGCGATGCGGTTTATCGAATGGATCGATCGTTTTTAAGTACGAACAACAAAAAGAATCTGGTATTGATAATGATGCGTTCGCTGCGACCGATCACGTTCACATGTGGCAACATCATCACAGTCTCCCTCGATTCATTCAACAAG ACGGTTGTACCAAAAATGCATACACTGTCACTGAACTTTACGATTCTTAAATTTTGTGGCCTGTGGCGACCGTTACCATGGCATACCGGTTGGAAATTCGTGTTCTACAGTTGCTATACAGTTATTGTCATTCTCCTCGTTTCCACGTTTGTTGTATCTGAGTTCATCGAACTCATCAGTTCATTCGATAGTGCTGAAGAATTCGCTCAGGGTTCGTTTATATTACTGTCAATGATAGGGGTCTCCGGGAAAATGAtggttttattaataaaacgaCAAGAAATAATTCTGCTAACGTATGATCTTAAAAATGATGTATGCGAACCACGAGATGCGATTGAGATTCAAATCCAAGCGGATAGCGAATGTGATGCCAG ATGGATCACTACTCGATATACGGCACTGTCTGTATTGACAACATGCATAATCATGTTGAAGTCAATAATAATGGATATACCTGAGCGTAAATTGCCTTTCAAGGGTTGGTTGCCGTACATCTACGATTCGACACAGACCGTTTTCCTTTTTACGTACGGTCATCAGGTCGTAGCTTCCAGTACGGGGGCTATTATTAACAGCGCTTTTGACTCCTTAATTCCGGGTCTGATGAAGCTCACATGCggacaaatgaaaattctcaattATCGCCTTGAAAATATACCGCGAATGTTAACCGAGCGAAAGATATCGCTGAGAAACGATGAagatgaaaattctaattgtGAGACAAATGATCAGGCGTTCGAGACCAGACTGTTAACTGATCGCATCAGACACCACGTTCAGATATTCCA ATTAGCTGGTACGTTAAATGGAATTTTTGGCttcgtcatttttctccaatttacGGTGAGCTCCCTCGTCCTTTGCGTCAGTGTCTATGAAGTATCGAAGGTGAAACTGTTCAGTGCAGAATTTGCAGCTACTGTCATGTATTTGGCGGTAATGCTGGTGTAAGTGTTCATTTTCTGTTTCTACGGAGGTCAATTGTCACTTCAG aGTATGGACATTTGTCAGGCTGTTTATCAAATGGATTGGTCCTCGCTTGGTAATAAAACTAAGCAAAGTCTCATCATGATGATGCTACGTTCGCAACGACCGATTACTTTTA
- the LOC122416474 gene encoding odorant receptor 46a-like, with translation MQTLQLNFRILQWIGMWRPLAWSTGWKLVVYNCFSAFMISSLYLFAVSQFVDLIVTSESANEFSHGSLFLAILAGCGKSASVMIHRKEIIYLANVLRNDLCRPRNEVEVKIQTDCERDARFNAFWYSALGGTTVSLITLRSLIVDIPARIMPFKGWLPYGLESLEVGFWVAYFHQLIAHATGAAVNSTFDTLVPGFMMQTCAQMKILKYRIETLPQIVLARRTLQGDEDYGEALRERQCLESELLVECIRHHVQIFQFADTLNDIFSNVVFLQFALSTIILCVSAYETSGMKLFSPECTALIMYLCCMLTQIFIYCFYGGELTLQSVDICNAVYRMDQSVLTVRTKKNLILIMMRALHPIVFTCGNIITVSLDSFTSLIKLSYSVYNVLQR, from the exons ATGCAAACGTTGCAACTGAATTTCCGGATTCTCCAATGGATCGGCATGTGGCGACCACTGGCGTGGTCCACTGGCTGGAAGCTCGTGGTTTACAACTGTTTTTCTGCCTTCATGATTTCGTCCCTGTACCTCTTTGCGGTGTCGCAGTTCGTCGACCTCATTGTCACGTCGGAAAGTGCCAACGAGTTTTCCCACGGCTCTTTATTCCTGGCGATACTAGCGGGCTGCGGAAAATCTGCGAGTGTCATGATCCATCGGAaggaaatcatttatttggcAAATGTTTTGAGAAACGATCTCTGCAGACCTCGGAATGAGGTTGAAGTCAAAATACAGACTGATTGCGAGCGCGACGCGAG ATTCAACGCCTTTTGGTACTCTGCCCTCGGTGGAACGACGGTTTCCCTGATTACCTTGAGATCATTAATCGTAGATATACCTGCGCGTATCATGCCCTTCAAAGGTTGGCTTCCCTACGGTCTCGAGTCCCTGGAAGTCGGTTTTTGGGTGGCCTATTTTCATCAATTGATTGCCCACGCTACCGGAGCTGCGGTCAACAGTACATTCGATACTCTCGTTCCTGGTTTCATGATGCAAACTTGTGCTCAGATGAAAATTCTCAAGTATCGGATTGAAACGTTGCCTCAAATCGTGCTGGCGCGCAGAACGCTTCAGGGCGACGAAGATTACGGAGAAGCCTTGAGGGAACGCCAGTGTCTCGAGTCCGAACTGCTCGTGGAATGCATCAGGCATCACGTCCAAATATTTCA GTTCGCCGATACTCTCAACGACATCTTCAGTAACGTGGTTTTCCTCCAGTTCGCTCTGAGCACTATTATACTATGTGTCAGTGCTTATGAAACGTCGGGCATGAAACTCTTCAGCCCCGAATGCACCGCTCTCATCATGTATTTATGCTGCATGCTCACACAGATTTTCATCTATTGCTTCTACGGTGGCGAATTGACTCTTCAG AGCGTCGACATCTGTAATGCCGTTTATCGAATGGATCAATCCGTGTTGACGGTCAGAAcgaaaaagaatttaataCTTATAATGATGCGCGCTTTGCATCCCATCGTATTCACCTGTGGCAACATCATCACCGTCTCCCTTGACTCTTTTACAAGT CTCATCAAACTTTCGTACTCGGTTTACAACGTTCTGCAACGATAG
- the LOC122416614 gene encoding uncharacterized protein: MHTLSLNFKILQFYGMWRPLMWSSGWKSTVYNLYTTIMVSCFYTYALTLFVDLVVSSENVKEFTHGSYMFLSILAGCGKSANVIKQRKKIIDITNVLQNDLCRPRNDDEIKIQTDCERDARSNTLWYSALGGITVSLIILRSCIVDIPERNMLFKSWLPYDVKSSETGFLLAYIHQVIAHSTGAAINSTFDTLVPGFMMETCAQIKILKYRIESLPRIVEARRTLGHETNEESVRERQSLEMELLTECIRHHVQIFQLADSVNEVFSNVVFLQFALSSLILCVSAYETSAMKLFSAEFAALMLYLCCMLVQIFVYCFYGGELTLQSVDICDAVYRMDQSLLSIRTKKSLVMVMMRSLRPITFTCGHIITVSIDSFNQLLKLSYSVYNVLQRASDEMDTLSLNFKILQIYGMWGSSFWSVGWKAMVYNSYTIVMISCLYSFALSEFIDLLVSSENAKEFAHGSYMFLSILGGCGKCATVIKQRKKIIDLMNMLRNDLCRPRNSEEVQIQAAYEREARLITSWFSTLCGITVILITLKSLILDVPERNTPFKGWLPYDRQSSEIGFWLAYFHQLVALYTGAAINSTFDTLVPGFMMQTCAQIKILKYRIESLPQTADSRILQHEKNHGEYFREWQSRESQLLIDCIRHHVEIFQFADTLNDIFSNIVFFQFALSSLVLCVSAYETSGMKLFSAEFAALSSYLCCMLVQIFVYSFYGGELTLQSVDICDAIYRMDQTFLSIKIRKNLIMMMMRALRPITFTCGNVITVSLVSFNKLIKLSYSVYNILQYRMDMLKLNFKILIFCGMWRPSTWSVGSRAVFYNCYTILMALSLYTFLLSQLVGLILTSENAAEFSHGSYMLFAVIASSGKSLTVMKQHERIIHLMKVLRNDLCRPRDKEEMKIQADCEREARFNTFWYSALGGTTVSLLTLKSLIVDIPERTVPFIAWHPFDLKTSKVGFWLAYFHQLVALYTGAAINSTFDTLVPGFMMQTCAQIKILKYRIESLPQTADSRKLQHEKNHGEYLRERQSRESELLIECIKHHVEIFQFADTLNDIFSNIVFLQFALSSLVLCVTAYETSGMKLFSAEFAALSSYLCCMLVQIFIYSFYGGELTLQSLDICEAVYRMDHVVLSIRIKKNLVMIMMRALRPITFTCGNLITVSLVSFNKLIKLSYSVYNLLQRTTE, from the exons ATGCATACGTTGTCATTGAATTTTAagattcttcaattttatggAATGTGGCGACCCTTGATGTGGTCTTCTGGTTGGAAAAGCACAGTTTACAACTTGTACACGACGATTATGGTTTCGTGCTTTTATACGTACGCCTTAACGCTGTTCGTCGACCTCGTCGTTTCATCCGAAAATGTCAAAGAATTCACTCACGGTTCTTACATGTTTCTTTCGATACTTGCGGGCTGCGGTAAATCTGCGAACGTtataaaacaacgaaaaaaaataatcgatataaCGAACGTACTACAGAACGATCTCTGCAGACCTCGCAATGACGATGAAATCAAAATTCAGACTGATTGCGAACGGGATGCTAG ATCCAACACTTTATGGTACTCAGCCCTCGGGGGGATAACAGTTTCTTTGATTATACTGAGATCGTGTATTGTGGATATACCAGAGCGTAATATGCTCTTCAAAAGTTGGCTTCCCTACGACGTCAAATCTTCAGAAACAGGTTTCTTGCTCGCCTACATCCATCAAGTAATTGCTCACTCAACTGGAGCTGCAATAAATAGCACATTCGATACTCTCGTGCCTGGCTTCATGATGGAAACTTGCGCTCagataaaaattctcaaatatcgCATAGAATCTTTGCCACGAATTGTCGAAGCGAGAAGAACGCTGGGGCATGAAACGAATGAGGAATCTGTACGGGAGCGTCAGTCTCTAGAGATGGAATTGCTCACCGAATGCATAAGACATCACGTCCAAATATTTCA GTTGGCTGACTCTGTAAACGAAGTCTTCAGTAACgtggtttttctccaattcGCTTTGAGTTCTCTCATACTTTGTGTGAGTGCCTACGAAACATCGGCCATGAAGCTATTCAGTGCTGAGTTTGCTGCTCTCATGCTTTATCTGTGCTGCATGCTCGTGCAGATATTTGTTTATTGTTTCTACGGTGGCGAACTGACACTTCAG AGCGTGGACATCTGCGACGCGGTTTATCGAATGGATCAATCGCTTCTGAGTATCAGAACGAAAAAGAGCCTcgtgatggtgatgatgagATCTTTGCGACCGATCACATTCACCTGCGGCCACATCATCACGGTCTCCATCGATTCGTTCAACCAG CTCCTTAAACTATCGTATTCGGTTTACAACGTTCTCCAACGAGCGTCGGA TGAGATGGATACGCTGtcgttgaattttaaaattcttcaaatttatgGTATGTGGGGAAGCTCATTTTGGTCGGTTGGCTGGAAAGCGATGGTGTACAACAGTTACACCATCGTTATGATCTCGTGCTTGTACTCGTTCGCTTTATCCGAGTTCATCGATCTTCTTGTATCGTCCGAAAATGCAAAAGAATTTGCTCATGGCTCTTACATGTTTCTGTCGATATTGGGAGGGTGCGGGAAATGCGCGACTGTgataaaacaacgaaaaaaaattatcgatttGATGAATATGCTACGGAATGATCTGTGCAGACCACGGAATAGCGAAGAAGTTCAAATCCAGGCCGCTTACGAACGCGAGGCTAG ACTTATTACTTCATGGTTCTCTACTCTTTGCGGGATAACGGTTATTTTAATTACGTTAAAATCGTTAATTCTGGATGTACCCGAACGCAATACGCCCTTTAAAGGTTGGCTTCCTTACGATCGCCAATCTTCAGAAATCGGTTTCTGGCTCGCATATTTTCATCAACTGGTTGCTCTCTATACTGGTGCTGCAATCAACAGTACATTCGATACCCTCGTTCCTGGTTTCATGATGCAAACTTGTgctcaaataaaaattctaaagTACCGCATTGAAAGTTTACCACAAACGGCTGATTCAAGGATACTACAGCATGAAAAGAATCACGGAGAATATTTTCGGGAATGGCAGTCTCGTGAGTCTCAATTACTGATAGATTGCATAAGGCATCACGTCGAAATATTTCA atttgCTGATACCCTGAACGACATCTTTAGTAACATAGTTTTCTTCCAATTTGCCTTGAGCTCTCTCGTACTCTGTGTGAGTGCTTATGAAACATCGGGCATGAAACTTTTCAGCGCTGAATTTGCTGCTCTCAGCTCGTATCTGTGCTGCATGCTCGTACAGATATTTGTCTACTCTTTTTACGGGGGCGAATTAACACTTCAG AGTGTGGACATATGTGATGCCATCTACCGAATGGACCAAACCTTTTTGAGTatcaaaatcagaaaaaatctgataatgatgatgatgcgGGCCTTACGGCCAATTACATTTACCTGTGGAAACGTAATCACGGTTTCCTTAGTTTCGTTCAACAAG CTCATTAAGCTCTCGTATTCGGTTTACAACATCCTCCAA TATAGAATGGATATgctgaaattaaatttcaaaattcttattttctgTGGAATGTGGCGACCATCGACGTGGTCCGTTGGTTCGAGAGCCGTTTTTTATAACTGCTACACAATACTCATGGCCCTTTCTCTTTATACGTTTCTTTTGTCCCAATTGGTCGGTCTCATTTTGACGTCTGAGAATGCTGCAGAATTTTCTCATGGTTCTTACATGTTATTTGCTGTTATTGCGAGCAGTGGAAAATCTTTAACGGTGATGAAACAACACGAGAGAATAATTCATCTGATGAAAGTGCTTCGGAATGATTTATGCAGGCCTCGTGACAAggaggaaatgaaaattcaagccGATTGCGAACGTGAGGCTAG ATTCAATACTTTCTGGTACTCTGCTCTCGGAGGGACAACAGTTTCACTGCTTACACTGAAATCGTTGATCGTGGATATACCTGAACGCACCGTACCTTTCATAGCTTGGCACCCTTTTGATCTGAAAACCTCAAAAGTCGGTTTCTGGCTCGCATATTTTCATCAACTGGTTGCTCTCTATACTGGCGCTGCAATCAACAGTACATTCGATACCCTCGTTCCTGGTTTCATGATGCAAACTTGTgctcaaataaaaattctaaagTACCGCATTGAAAGTTTACCACAAACGGCTGATTCGAGGAAACTACAGCATGAAAAGAATCACGGAGAATATCTTCGGGAACGACAGTCTCGTGAGTCTGAATTACTAATAGAATGCATAAAACATCACGTCGAAATATTTCA ATTTGCTGATACACTGAATGATATCTTCAGTAACATAGTTTTCCTCCAGTTCGCCTTGAGCTCTCTCGTGCTCTGTGTAACTGCTTATGAAACATCGGGCATGAAACTTTTCAGCGCTGAATTCGCTGCTCTCAGCTCGTATCTGTGCTGCATGCTCGTACAAATATTCATTTACTCTTTCTACGGTGGTGAATTAACACTTCAG AGCTTGGATATTTGTGAAGCCGTTTATCGAATGGATCACGTTGTTTTGAGTATCAGAATCAAGAAGAATCTGGTAATGATAATGATGCGGGCATTGCGACCAATCACATTCACCTGTGGCAACCTCATCACTGTGTCCCTTGTTTCGTTCAATAAG CTCATTAAACTTTCGTATTCTGTTTATAACCTTCTCCAACGAACAACAGAGTAA
- the LOC122416615 gene encoding uncharacterized protein produces MNLRTPDRSPMVKFPILVFVCNGFWCPMWFSTTKKFFYHCYTVLSAFFVTSFMLAQFIDTLVSADTITEFVNNFITFMPTINALCKALNLLAKRRRIIELMHDLDSERFYGHNSREFMILKKCRRLSRFIGAIITVNTLVTLECMVFGPIVKNHQSRKLPFGAWVPYDINTEFLFWLTLMWEKVSASAVGLANLANDVLSISIMMHLSGQLDILSDRLINLADDPPGVASKEYFDQLYEDEDSDREKKIRDKFVDCLHHHMSIFRWRESGRLRQKSVGKSDCCLLH; encoded by the exons ATGAATCTTCGGACGCCTGACCGATCGCCGATGGTCAAATTCCCCATTTTGGTTTTCGTGTGCAACGGTTTTTGGTGTCCCATGTGGTTTTCaacgacaaaaaaattcttttatcaCTGTTACACCGTTTTGAGTGCTTTTTTCGTCACGAGCTTTATGCTGGCGCAATTTATCGATACGCTCGTCAGCGCTGATACGATCACGGAATTTGTGAACAATTTTATCACTTTTATGCCTACGATCAATGCGCTTTGCAAAGCGTTAAATCTTCTGGCGAAACGCCGAAGAATTATTGAACTTATGCACGATCTTGATAGTGAAAGATTTTACGGTCATAATTCTCGAGAATTCATGATACTGAAAAAGTGCAGAAGATTGAGCAG attCATCGGTGCCATCATCACAGTCAATACGCTGGTTACTCTCGAGTGTATGGTTTTTGGAccaattgtgaaaaatcatcaatCACGAAAACTGCCGTTCGGGGCGTGGGTGCCGTACGACATTAACaccgagtttttattttgGCTGACGTTAATGTGGGAAAAAGTCTCAGCGAGTGCAGTTGGTTTAGCAAACCTTGCGAATGATGTTCTCAGCATATCGATTATGATGCATTTATCCGGGCAGTTGGATATACTCAGTGATCGATTGATCAACTTAGCTGATGATCCTCCTGGAGTTGCTTCCAAAGAATATTTCGAccaactttacgaagacgaAGATTCGGATCGAGAGAAGAAAATTCGAGATAAATTCGTCGATTGCTTACACCATCACATGTCGATATTCCG ttGGCGTGAAAGTGGTAGACTCCGACAAAAAAGTGTGGGGAAATCGGATTGCTGTTTGCTTCactaa
- the l(2)37Cb gene encoding probable pre-mRNA-splicing factor ATP-dependent RNA helicase mog-4 yields the protein MSKYRRKESSSEDSDSEEERRKRDIKERDEFATRLKAKDDTKVRKVAIPMGSGAAEAAKRLKLMEDDSKVKLVPKLRVESRRKYLEKRKEDKVAELEADILDDEYLFEEKILTERERREREHKKQLLQLAKEHEKARELERVQRYHMPEEKGKGDNKNEQMDLEPAQSEQSKWEADQMTSAVFRFGAKDRKAKQDYELLLEDEVEFVQALRMPGDSKEKKRELVPEQKEKVLTTIEETKKSLPIYPFKNDLIQAIKNHQVLIIEGETGSGKTTQIPQYLYEAGFTDDGKLIGCTQPRRVAAMSVAARVAHEMAVKLGNEVGYAIRFEDCTSQRTRIKYMTDGTLHREFLSEPDLASYSVMIIDEAHERTLHTDILFGLVKDITRFRADLKLLISSATLDANKFSEFFDDAPIFRIPGRRFPVDIYYTKAPEADYTDACVVSILQIHATQPPGDVLVFLTGQEEIETCQEMLNERVRRLGSKLAELLILPVYANLPSDMQTRIFEPTPKGARKVVLATNIAETSLTIDNIVYVIDPGFAKQNNFNSRTGMESLMVVPISKASANQRAGRAGRVAPGKCFRLYTAWAYQHELEDNTVPEIQRINLGNAVLTLKALGINDLVHFDFLDPPPHETLVLALEQLYALGALNHRGELTKMGRRMAEFPLDPMMAKMLLASEKYRCSEEIATIAAMLSVNGAIFYRPKDKLIHADTARKNFHVPGGDHLTLLNVYNQWQLCDFSTHWCYENFIQYRSMKRARDVREQLVGLMQRVEMELISGITETINIRKAITAGYFYHVARLSKGGHYKTAKHNQTVSIHPNSSLFQELPRWILYHELVFTTKEYMRQVTEIESKWLLEVAPHYYKPKELEDSTNKKMPKVAGRARPDGTN from the exons CTGAAGCTGCGAAGAGACTCAAGCTTATGGAAGATGATTCAAAAGTCAAGCTTGTACCAAAGTTGAGGGTGGAATCGCgtagaaaatatttggaaaagagaaaagaggatAAAGTTGCGGAGCTGGAGGCTGATATTTTAGACGACGAATACCTTTTTGAAGAGAAAAT ATTAACTGAACGtgagaggagagaaagagaacacAAGAAACAATTACTACAGCTGGCCAAAGAACATGAAAAAGCTAGAGAATTGGAAAGAGTTCAAAGATATCATATGCCAGAGGAAAAAGGGAAAGGAGACAACAAAAATGAGCAGATGGATTTGGAGCCAGCTCAATCGGAGCAGAGTAAATGGGAGGCGGATCAAATGACGTCTGCTGTTTTTCGATTTGGTGCAAAAGATCGAAAAG CTAAACAAGATTACGAGTTGTTGCTGGAGGATGAGGTCGAATTCGTTCAAGCTTTGCGTATGCCAGGTGattcgaaagagaaaaaacgtgaatTAGTACccgaacaaaaagaaaaagttctAACAACGATAGAAGAGACGAAAAAGAGCTTACCAATTTACCCGTTCAAAAATGACCTCATACAAGccattaaaaatcatcaagtTTTGATAATCGAGGGTGAGACTGGATCGGGAAAAACTACTCAAATCCCTCAATATTTGTACGAAGCCGGCTTCACCGACGATGGCAAACTCATCGGATGCACGCAACCGAGACGAGTCGCTGCCATGTCCGTTGCTGCTAGAGTCGCCCACGAAATGGCCGTCAAGCTTGGCAACGAAGTTGGCTATGCCATTCGATTCGAAGACTGCACGTCGCAGCGAACCCGAATCAAATATATGACGGACGGTACACTACACAGAGAGTTTCTTAGCGAACCCGATCTCGCGTCGTACAG CGTGATGATAATTGACGAAGCTCACGAGCGAACTCTGCACACAGACATTCTGTTCGGACTGGTAAAGGACATAACGCGGTTTCGTGCAGACTTGAAGCTCCTAATATCCTCAGCAACATTGGATGCGAATAAATTTAGTGAATTCTTTGACGATGCGCCGATATTTCGTATACCAGGGAGGCGCTTTCCCGTGGACATTTATTACACGAAAGCGCCGGAGGCGGATTACACGGACGCGTGCGTGGTTTCGATATTGCAAATTCACGCAACGCAGCCGCCCGGCGATGTGTTGGTGTTTCTAACCGGGCAGGAGGAGATTGAAACGTGTCAAGAAATGTTGAACGAGAGAGTCCGAAGACTAGGAAGTAAATTGGCTGAATTGCTGATACTTCCGGTTTATGCCAATTTGCCGTCGGACATGCAAACGAGGATATTTGAGCCGACGCCAAAGGGGGCACGAAAAGTTGTTTTGGCGACGAATATCGCCGAAACGTCGCTGACGATCGACAATATCGTTTACGTAATCGATCCAGGATTTGCGAAGCAAAATAACTTCAATTCGCGTACCGGAATGGAAAGTTTAATGGTCGTACCGATAAGCAAAGCTTCAGCGAACCAGCGAGCTGGACGCGCCGGTCGTGTCGCACCAGGAAAATGTTTTCGGCTGTACACAGCTTGGGCTTATCAACACGAACTGGAGGACAACACCGTGCCGGAAATACAAAGGATAAATCTCGGCAACGCTGTCTTGACCCTCAAAGCTCTCGGCATCAACGATTTagttcattttgattttcttgatccacCACCTCACGAAACCCTCGTACTAGCTCTCGAACAGCTCTACGCACTCGGGGCTCTCAATCATCGCGGAGAGTTGACAAAAATGGGACGAAGAATGGCCGAATTCCCACTCGATCCAATGATGGCGAAAATGTTACTCGCCagtgaaaaatatcgatgctccGAAGAAATCGCCACTATCGCCGCCATGCTTTCTGTCAATGGCGCCATTTTTTATCGACCCAAAGACAAACTCATTCATGCCGATACCGCCAGAAAAAACTTTCATGTCCCCGGCGGTGACCATCTCACTCTTTTAAACGTTTACAATCAATGGCAGCTGTGCGATTTTAGTACACACTGGTGctacgaaaattttattcaatatcgTTCGATGAAACGTGCCAGAGACGTTCGAGAACAACTCGTTGGACTTATGCAACGCGTTGAAATGGAACTCATATCCGGCATCACCGAGACAATCAATATTCGAAAG gcAATAACAGCAGGATACTTTTACCACGTTGCACGTTTATCAAAAGGTGGACATTACAAAACAGCGAAACACAATCAAACCGTATCGATACACCCAAACAGCTCACTATTTCAGGAATTACCCCGCTGGATATTGTATCACGAATTGGTCTTCACAACAAAAGAATATATGCGGCAG GTCACTGAAATCGAGAGCAAGTGGCTGTTAGAAGTGGCACCGCATTATTACAAACCAAAAGAACTTGAAGACTCGACGAATAAAAAGATGCCAAAAGTTGCTGGTCGAGCGCGCCCCGATGGAACGAATTAA